The Pomacea canaliculata isolate SZHN2017 linkage group LG14, ASM307304v1, whole genome shotgun sequence genomic sequence AAGGACAATAGCTAACAATGAATTGCTGTAGCTACAACAAAAGGTATAACAATAGAAACAATGATCAGCAATAAAAACTGTAAGCACCAAAATACCGAGAGAGtaacttaaagaaaataaattaacaacaaTTATGATTACTCAAATGATGAATTCGAATAATAGAGTGATATTATGATTAAAAGACTAGACAGCTGAAATACGTCAACAgcattttaacataaaattgtttgtatcACGTGAACTACGTTGCTATTGGGTTGTTGAAAGAGTCACGAGGAAGATTTGCAACAGATGGacctaatttatttttagaagtacGAGAGTCGTTGGAATCTGTGCTAGAGTTTCTCGTTTGACAGCTGACAATTCTAAAACATATTCAttcaataacaaaaattgtGCGATTTGGTTGAATTTTAGAGATTTTACAACAAGCTGAAGATGAAAGACCGAGCTTTGCATTTTCgtcatattttactgttttactttcgTAAAAATTGCCGACATTATGATTCAAATAAGACATCGAAAGCAGACATTCATCAGAGCGATGTGTGGTtggcttttaaagtttttaaagtggACAGATTGAACGAATCCATCATCCAGCTCTCATTAATCGTAAAGAAGTCGTGTTCCTGCACGACAAAGCAAAATCACACACAAGATTGATCAGCAATCACAATTTATTGGAGCTTGGATGTGATGTGTTGCACACCCGCCATACACGTCAAACCTTGATCTGTCAGATTTCCACTTGCTTCACTCTCTTCAAAACTCTTTGTGTGGTATAATATTCAGTTAAAATAAGGCTATAAATGAGCAATTGTTAGTTTTTGACCGATAAAGACAGGTCCGTCTATGAACAAGAACATATTAAGTTTACTAAAAGATAGCAAAAGGTTGTCGAGCAAAACGGCCAATATATCATTGAATAAACTTGACTTATATAAATAACTTTCCTCACACAAATATAGAAGTATACATCACTTTTCCGACAACCCAATGACTTAAACGCAATTTATGAAAAAGATACAAACGTGAACAGTGTTGAGGCCAAGTAAACTGTTCTTACTTACATACAGGACACACTGTCAGCacaagcccagacattctggctccagtgggttgaggccgcgtaccctgacctcgagtctcgcgcctacttcctgcctcctgtctacttcaaccgcgtgccgatgactacACAGACcgttgctggtcaggatgtcaTGGTTATTGACTCCACATCTGAAAAAGCTAGTAAAGGAAGTGGTCTTCTAAAAAAACTAGAATCTTTACTGAAGTCATCCAAAAGACATGAACCACAACATCAAGCTGTATTACCTTCAAACACTCCGGTGATGACTCCATCACAAACAGCTGAGACTTCCATTTCTCACATTGGTACAACCCAGGGCAGTGACATTAGACATGACACAGCCATGAAACAAGTTCTCTTATGTCTTCAGagtttgtcagaaaagaaaggagaagtgTTAGTTGGAATCACTCGGCTTGACTTTGGACAATATCTGAATGAACCTTGTTTTTCTGTGGCGGCTGCCCAGTTACCCCGAGCCTCCAGCCTGCCTCCTGACTTGCCAcagaactggaaacagggaaaatttgatgtgcttcttattcaccgacattacggtcttgtcgtctgcaatgtgaTGTCGTTCGGTGACATGACAAACGACcttaaaatgtcacaggaggatattgtcaagaccatcagaaagaagctgagagacgccgtgtcacagctgaacaaagcggaggccatgttgtctcacctggtgtctgatgtctgtcccggtctgcgcatcaccaaGACCATCGCCGTCCCTAACCTCACGACTGACCAGGTACAGCAGGCCATCTCTCACGACTCACAACTCACTGAGGTAAGGATCAGTCTTcctattttcaaaagaatatatgttattgttttgaTATTATAATATTGTACATACAGTGGATATATTGTAtaattgttttgctttccttttcgtACTGCATTTGAATTTAGTAAAGTGATGTCAGTCGTGTCGGAATTTGGTTGATATTAGCAGAcgagtagaaagaagaaaagaaccaTTTTATGCCGAAGTGGATAATAACCCatctatacatacacatatctttACCTGCTTTTCAGCCTCTTATGTACAGTTACATTGAAATATACAAAAGCAAACCCTCTTATTTCAAAGAATAGGGTTCTAATAGCCTTAAGATCCAGAGAGGAATATACcagttttatctcttttatgtTAAAAAGTTTGAGTGACCTGATCTTTTGCCGACCTCTTTCAAAAGTTGTTCATAATACAAATTCTGTCAAAGGACCTGCATTGCTGTCTAAAAACTACtgaccccgccgacatcgctggtatgtgtctgtgctgtgatcagctgtgtgaccccaagaccccgtgtgacgtcagtagtcacgtgttaaAGAAACTCGGCAAATGGTGGACACGACGTGTGGCTGTGTCtgggcctgacagtcacatgacacgtcacgtgtacaagacactagtagcacggtaagatacactgtgtacaattaGTATCACAACATCAACTAACACTGTACGAGTGTTTACGTGTAAATAACATGTTGATATCAAATGTACGTGTGGTGACATTCAGTGGAAGACTGACATTGATATTGAGATGACAAGATGTTAGGTCTACTATCATCACATCCTCCCACAACCTCCCTCATCTCACTAATCGTCACTAAACACTCTTGAGCTTTGAGCCACTCACCAGCTAtttatgttgtttactttttaagtaGCTGGTTGTTGTGTAcgctctgtaaataaacatgtttataagacacaagagacacacagactgaaCAAGTCTCACACACAGTAAAGTATTCAAGAATGTCTGTCTACTGGTCTCCAGTCACCTTGTGAGTGTTTGTCTCATCAgcttaaatatttactgtatcGGCAGCTTGTGGTTTCTAGCTTTGAAGTCAACTTGTGACATTGGCTACAGGTGACAGCGTCTACACGTGTAGTGATTGTAGACACAGAGACACTGATGTCATGTCAGCACACTAAACACGTGTCCGTTTTGCCAAAGTTTATtccaagtacacaaacacatagttAGTATCGTCTCATGTCCCATTGTCCTGTCAATAAGACATTTGGATGGTTAGTGCTTACATTGTTCATCTGACATAAgtcttatttatcttatttgtgtAGTGAAACATGCCTAGAAAGTGTGTTTCcatggagaaaatgaaaatgtttcagcaGATGAAGGTGTTGATGATCTTGCCATCGACTGTGGTGCGTGATTGGTTGTAATAAATGTCACGTTGCGTCAACTAACGTCTCGCGTTACGTCGTGACCGTACGTTGTGTGTCTGTCGTGACGTGAGTGGAGTTCTAATTAGCGGACATACGCCTGAAGCGATGGCTGCTCCTACATCAGTGACAGCGACACTGCCTGACCTTTGTTGATCTTAGGGTAACCCTTCCAGAGGCTCTCTACTCCGCCTTCTGTCTGTCAGTTTACCCGCGCGTCCGTCCTtctcgtgagagagagagagagcagaagtgCAAAACCCACACTATAGCCCTATCACTACTCTTTCGTGACAACTTGTTTTCTCTCTACAGGATTTGGCTTCTTACCAGCTTGTGCAGGGAAGAACATAAGTGTACTcagtgtgtctgagtgtgtgggTATCgtatttaatactttcaccTCCTCACGACATTGTCAGTCACTGGGAGACTGTAACCTGCCGCAGCATTTACAATGCTACACAGAAATATCTACAATGTATGCGAAACTGGCTTATTTTCTACTTGTTGCCTGACAAACCTGAAAGTGCGGGAAACAAATAacaggggagaaaaaaaagtaaagaatgaatTACGAGATCAACCTGAATTTCAAGCATTTCTATcgtaaaagattgtttaaaagcTTGTGAGGCTGCTTGACCTCGGCGTGCGAAATGTTTGGGACATTAACATTGCCATCTTAAGGGTCATGAACTTTGTGGCCGTATCATGACCTGCAATTAAGCCGTCAGCTATGAGGATTGTATCGCCAAGACTAGTTTCCAtgttcagtcaggtgtgtcgGACGTTGTACATGACGGTGATGATACTGGCGATGTGAGCCTGAATGATGAAGTTGTACGAGATGACTGGGACACAGTAACCTCTGGTGCATCTAAATTTAACTTcgacgattttttttatctgcgaCGAGAGCTTGGAAACTTAAGGTGAACTTTCGCTTGACAAAAGCTGCGTATGTGACACACTGTGGAGTTGATGGCGACGCGGGAAGTGACGACGACTACTATTGAGAATCAACAGGTCCACCACCAACAAGTGTCCGAAGCCCTCACAGCGCTGGACACGTGAGGGAAGTTTGTCTTCAGGCCCCTGGTGGCAGCGACATGTTGGGACACGTGCAACGTGCGGAACACGTGATGTTGTAAAtacgagcacaactcacaggacaggccaccttggATGAGTTCCTCCCCACGGGAACATAAAGTCTTGTCTACACACggtcacaaccttgctgctcacATGTTGGACTTTGACATCGTAATATGTTTAGACAGGGTTGTGACATGCGGTGTCTGTCATACTTTCTCCATGTCTGGATGTCACCTGAAGCAAACAAAGTGTTTCCTCTATGTCACGTTTATTATGGCGGTCCTTTGAGAAACGTgaaatcgaggttttactgtaaatattttatgaagattgTGTACAGTTTATAATTGTTATGTGAGGTTACTGTGTTTATTCACtcagctaaactattttcacaaagctAACAATAGCTATTGTTTCCCGGCTGGCGTTCGATTGCGGAGGTGACAGTATTTattggtgaagagaataaagttagagagaagaattcaTGCTTTACCGCGACATGTACAACTCTTAtagtagacagtagaccgttagtgacagagagagagagacaggattTAGTAACTACTTCcaaatttttgttgtgtttcttaTCATAGTagtaaacaatgtaaatcacTCAATATATATATGGTTCGTCATTTTGATAGTAAGATGATGTCAAgcatccaacatttgtttgttgtaggttctgtggtccggcgacaacagtgactgtgccatgcacatgtcctccacgtgtgagtgtcaagaccctgggtgaggccgtgtggtggacaggagagtgctacactgctgtaataacactcttcccggagcaagttcacctgctacacacggcgcctcccacactctttgtcaccggaccgcccggtacaggtaaaactgtggtgctgctgctgatggccatagagtggctgcgatgtggtcaccacgtctacgttgtcagtacgtggaggGAGAGTCTAGCAGCgtgcaccatgttgtatcacctgttgttacagacagtaaagacacaacagtcagcaggtgtatcacccggtcagcctcacctcctgcagtataaGCTTCATGGCGATCGCGATGAAGAcatggagaaggccgtcaacgacttgtcacaggcggcgagcggagggtcgttgtacgtcatcgctgatgaagcacTGAGTGagtacaggtgagttgtacagtgtgtgatgtgatgatagacacacaggtagatgctgtctgcatttactggattacaactatttggtgcttaacaggtgatgtttcctcaacagttgtgacacctgatggaggtgttgtgttgtcaacatagatttgttttgaaagatcggctgttacacagattgtgttgcaacacgtgtcattattgtgacatcattGATAACAATATACACaagacacaaacagaatcacacattaatagtagtacacagtgtaacgcgtgtagctacatcctgTGTTACAGACTCAACAAGTTCCAGACTTTGTGTGAgttgctgctgacacgagttcctcgtctccatctttggatggcaagttgtttccatgaaaacgcacccgccggctggcaagtggaatatttaaccagacccctccgctctcctccggccgtcgtcagggaagtcgagcaggacgagaTGATCACAAGCGACCGTTCTGTactgccgtacagtgagcgagatgtgcccgaccacacatacggcccgccagtcacacgactgtatcaccgaggtcaaggtcactcaGGTCGCAGACcagttgactgtgtgacgtgcggtcgtgaggtggccagcttcctacacagtctccgtgttggtgttacaggtaggtgtgtgtattgtgtagtgtaacgttgtttacagttaaacacttacctatgtgataaataacgaacgggtgagaaacagtcttgtaaataagactgtgctagtgacgtgtgtctctcagtttacgtgatgacgtcacgatgctattgtttatatccatgttgacagggagaagcacaacaacatctacaacattgacctctaccagtggcggcacaacaccaccctgtctacagtggagagacgtgctggtgttgtactggaaTGACGTTAGTGATCAGTcgggtgtggtcacaggactgcaagaagcgggtatcccagtgcgggtgatgacggatgatgacatcgaggacgtggtcACGGCCGgtagtgacgtggtgtgggtggcgataggacatcgtgttcgtggtctggagagaaaagtcgtcgtctgtttGAATGATTTCGGTTACTTAACCTCTTcccgacttgacctcatgtcccgctgtacgtcacaacttgtgattgtctcctgACGACTATAGCTgctagaaggtgactgacactgacactgacacacctgtcacctgctgtagtcgtatgtcagtctcttacaccaacaattttattttagtgtttgtcctcttctactctcagtctatcatcacgtcatcaccttatgatgtaatagatatgacgtcattactGAATTTTACATCACGaggtccgtgtctctgtttacaaaacaactatgtagatcggctgaaacccgctctaggtgaccccgtGTCCAGcactttcctttcatctccgtTTCCACTTTTATTCTGCAACTTTCCactgggcggcctcgttttcttcgtccgtctggagtccatcgtagggcgactgtggagaggtctgctgtctgctggcggcgcacatgtccaatccatcgccaacgcctttgttgaacctgcgtggtgatggactcggtttcagttcttcggtggggttcttcgttgctgatggtgtttggccaaaagatgttaagtatgcgactgaggcatctgttttggaagacgtcaagtctgttactgatggttttcgGCATCGTCCATTACTCTGATCcttaaaggagggtgctgatcacatttgacttgaagattctcagcttgatcttctcactgatgttttttgccttccatgtgcttcTGAGTGAGGCGAAGTCCTTATTGCTTTCGCCAGTCGtactcgaatctccacctccgcatccccggtttttgacattttggacccaagataggtgaaactgtcaacttcctcaatctcttctgcatttagtttgatgctgtcttggactctggcgtttacactcattttttgttttctttgcactggCCTTGAACCCAAGGTTtgcagctgtttctgagaatgcatttgtttttttcctgcatgacttggtggcggtgtgacagcagggcaatgtcaacggcaaagtccaagtcttccagcgttgttgtttcTGTCATAGTCAaagtccatctgatccctctcctctcactgtcggtggaagtcctTATGATCCAGTCCACaaccaggatgaagaggaatgacgacagacactgacacaaaGACGGCCAAGGCAAATTGTGTTCTAAGAATCATCGGTGATGACGAGATTTCATTACTAAAGCACCTTATAAGACTGTTCTGTTGTTCTGTGCGTGTTTACGCTTTCATAAGACATAGATAACACATAGCAGTGTCAGCAAAGAGTGTTCTTGTAAATCGCAGACTGACAAGTTTTCACTTTGGGTGGCAAGAAGAGGACAAAATGTCGGTTTCTACATTTTGAGGTTGTCACGAAAGAGTGGGGGTGGGGCAgtagtgtgggtttgcacaTCTGCTTTTACTTTAGGAATGACGTAGTCTCTCTAGGTATTGCGCCATTTACGCGGGTGCGGATGGGAGCTTAGGcttgtggtggctgtgaggctGTAATGTGTCATGTGGCTTGATTGACGAACGGAAGCATGttgacagaaagatctagatgccAGCTCAGcgttttccacaagaaatatCGAGATGCAAACTCAGCGCTTTTCGACGGAAAGAAGCGTTTTTCGCTAGGGACTTTCGAGGGGAGAGGACACGAAAGTAATTTGTGCGTTCAAGTCTTCGCTTCCCTCTATCCTCCATTGGCCTCGGACGACGGACAGTCTTGAGGGAATAGGAATCCAATTCGAAAGAGCGACTAAAGCCGAGCAAACGCCCTTGCGCTCACAGAGAAGCAACATATGTCCTACACGACATAACGGACAAGTTGCTGTGGACACCTCGTCGACACTGGAGTTCAAGTGAGGAGTACCAGGTCTACTGGCGTCCGTTCAAGGTGCACAGGGTGCACGGGGACGACTCAAGTGTGGAATCGTCCCAACCTTCTTCGCAACTTTCTCGTCGTGTACCTAACAGCAGTAGACTGAAGTCTTCAGACATTATTTCTTCTGCAACGTGGCGAGAAAGCTCTCCCGACGATAATAGTCAACGCATAACTAGtgacaactgtgtgtgtgtcctgcagGGATTAAGATGTAAAGCAactatttatttgttgaatgCTACTAGAATAACTAGTTTTGCTTGGATCCATTCTCTACATGTACTGAAGAAACGGGATGGAAAGAAACTGAAGAATGTCTCTGAAAAACACTGAGTTTATCTCATATAAaatcttgttgttgttctcatTACTCAAAatcgaaaaagaaaagaatatatttttactaCGTTCCGTCTGTAGAATCTGGCTATTTTCTGGCTGCTCCTGAGGCTGGTTTAACCGACCTTTTTGGTTACTCTTAATAATATCCAGAATCTGCTGTCCAGTATATCGCACCTTACGTCTCACTATAAATCCCTTTTCATTCGTTACAATGATCATGCCAGCTTGTTGCCACTTTTATCGACCTGGCATTCTTAGTTCCccgtcttttaaaaaaatctatcgacaaagcaaaaatataacAGATAATTGGAAAGTACCCGTCCTTTAAGCAGAGCTCTCTAGACAGGAACGTCAAGCCTGTCAAAAAATCTGAATGGGTGAGTGGAGCAACATTCCATTCAATGATGTTTCCAAACAATCGCAGCTATTTTATTCTCTATTGCAACGTTCTTTTATGTACAAcggcttaaaaaaaacatacatatcTTTTGACGATATAATTGTAAGATAATGCTCGTGACGTCATCGTCTCCCCGTACCCATTGTCCGTCAACGACGAAATGTGCTGCATAAATTTGATTACAGGATTTTTTAGGGTACATTAACGATGAAACTCATACTTTAAGATGTTTggatagtaataataacaacaacaacgtagATAGCTATCGAAGATGTTCGTAAACTGTTTAGTAATTATTTCAATAATAGccccccccacctccaccactcaAAAGCTAGAGGCAAAATTTGAGAATCCTACAGGTTTGTTATTGGGAAAATAATTACTTACAATCTGCTTACATTCTATTTAAGAAATACataagaacagaaaaaatatttagaattttaaataaaaaattcaatacaaaatacattcaATGCAAAACTAAAGGATATTTAAAACATCACTGAAAGCGGAAAAttgatacaaataaatgttataattttCATACTGATTTCATTACTTttgctgctattattatttattccttcattAAAATTTAGTTTGTTCAAAAATATCTTCCATGAACAAGCTCTTCGCAGCAGGGGTAGGGGGTGCGGTCGGTGGACTCGAGCACAATTAATCGCGTCCATTCCAATATATCCAAAGAGTAATCCAAACATGTTCAAAAACGATAATTTTTGTCGAACATTGCACGCTAATTTCCACACCATTTTAATATCTCTGCTAATACAGCAAACATGTCCTACTGCATATGGCGTTTgggtgtatttgtgtgtgtgaagagtaCCATCGAATAAGTGTGTGAGTTTGAGTTTATAAAgattatgtgtgtttgtgtggcgaGGGTTTGTGCCACAAATTACAGGTGTATAAACACACCACCTCGCTGTATCCACATGCTTGGGGGCAATGACAAGATGAGGTTTATTGTCTTCACCAGGCATCTGGCAACCGACAACTCGTCACACCATGTTGGTCAGCTCGTGAaatctttattataatttagtgTTTATAGTCCCTGCGTTTGAAggtctgtaaataataacaacaataacaaataattttcaaagcacattttcccaaagTTACAGTAAGCTCAGTGcgatatatacaaacaaaagatattaaactacaaaaatgcataaagcaCATTCGTACACAGACCAAGCATGTCAGTAGAGAAGTACAGACATACTAACAGCCATGAATGTGTCAGAGACCTACAACAAGTACTACAGGACTgaacacgtgcgagggcgaaagggtgtgaatgatggacgtttccggaCTGCGTGTCagttagatgtttaaaaaaaaaaaagaaaacaaagagaggtgtgattggagagagagagtaaagggtGAGAgca encodes the following:
- the LOC112555476 gene encoding uncharacterized protein LOC112555476 → MSGPQPPSSQQQQVKRQKAAGGCRVKVYLHAVTDAQAALLTDVGSKRPLEEISKKTGTDIEFYPDTSPVPGMKIVIIRGVPSQIEMVVRLILQVTGAQDTLSAQAQTFWLQWVEAAYPDLESRAYFLPPVYFNRVPMTTQTVAGQDVMVIDSTSEKASKGSGLLKKLESLLKSSKRHEPQHQAVLPSNTPVMTPSQTAETSISHIGTTQGSDIRHDTAMKQVLLCLQSLSEKKGEVLVGITRLDFGQYLNEPCFSVAAAQLPRASSLPPDLPQNWKQGKFDVLLIHRHYGLVVCNVMSFGDMTNDLKMSQEDIVKTIRKKLRDAVSQLNKAEAMLSHLVSDVCPGLRITKTIAVPNLTTDQVQQAISHDSQLTEDLHCCLKTTDPADIAGMCLCCDQLCDPKTPCDVSSHVLKKLGKWWTRRVAVSGPDSHMTRHVYKTLVARFCGPATTVTVPCTCPPRVN